The following proteins come from a genomic window of Daphnia carinata strain CSIRO-1 chromosome 8, CSIRO_AGI_Dcar_HiC_V3, whole genome shotgun sequence:
- the LOC130703851 gene encoding staphylococcal nuclease domain-containing protein 1-like has protein sequence MSSQQQPAPQEKQPPQYFKGIVKLVLSGDAVIIRGQPKGGPPPERQLNLSGINAPRLGRRAGGSAEETKDEPFAWDAREYLRKKLVGKEVVFTIEYKVPSSGREYGFLYLGKDASSGENVIEALVSEGLVTVRQEGIRGSTELARLAELESAAKAAGKGKWASAGLQEHVRDIKWVVENPRQLVDKFKGKPVQAVVEHVRDGSTIRAFLLPDFYHITLMVSGIRCPGFKLDSEGKPDPAATEPLAEEAKFFTETRLLQRDVQIVLESVNNNNFVGSVIHPNGNIAELLLRDGFARCVDWSIAMVTGGAEKLRAAEKAAKEKKMRIWKDYVSSAPQLSAKEKQFNGKVVEIVNADAIMVKLHDGTIRKIFLASIRPPRLEEKAEEKGEKKKGFRPLYDIPWLYEAREFLRKKLIDKRVDVTVDYVQPASANYPEKTCCTVLIGGANVAEALVSKGFATVIRYRQDDDQRSSRYDELLAAEMKASKTSKGVHDKKEAPTHRVADLSGDLAKSKQFLPFLQRAGRSEAVVEFVASGSRLRLYIPRETCLITFLLAGINCPRGTRPNLNGAPGVQDGEPFGDAAQLFTKEHCLQREVEIEVESMDKGGNFIGWLWLDNHNYSLKLVEEGLASVHFTAERSVHYRAMQIAEENAKAKKLRIWANYVEKEVKAVPEEDVGAERKTNYQAVVITEVTPELRFYAQKVDQGQALEQLMNQLRQELNTNPPLAGAYVPKKGDICAAKFSDGEWYRARVEKVAGNQVHLLYIDYGNREVSTAVKCVSIPAVYAGPAAFAHDYSLACVALPSDPEDIQEAVTAFGEDTNGRQLLLNVEYKGANGDCVTLLTNETDAAQRKDIARELIADGLLCVETRREKRLVKLVNDYIAAQDSAKKRHLNIWRYGDITEDDANEFGVGKRKI, from the exons ATGAGTTCGCAACAGCAACCGGCTCCACAAGAGAAACAACCCCCTCAGTATTTCAAAGGGATAGTTAAATTGGTACTCTCTGGAGATGCTGTAATCATTCGTGGGCAACCAAAAGGAG gaCCACCACCTGAAAGACAATTGAACTTATCTGGAATTAATGCTCCACGTTTGGGAAGAAGAGCGGGAGGAAG TGCTGAGGAGACCAAGGATGAGCCATTTGCCTGGGATGCTAGAGAGTATCTACGTAAGAAGCTTGTTGGAAAAGAAGTTGTATTCACTATCGAGTACAAAGTTCCATCATCTGGTCGAGAATATGGTTTCCTTTACCTAGGGAAAG ATGCTAGTTCCGGTGAAAATGTCATTGAGGCTTTAGTAAGTGAAGGTCTGGTAACTGTTCGCCAAGAAGGAATCAGAGGCTCAACGGAGCTAGCTCGTCTGGCTGAACTTGAGAGTGCTGCCAAAGCTGCTGGCAAAGGAAAATGGGCTTCAGCTGGCTTGCAAGAGCATGTCCGCGATATTAAGTGGGTTGTAGAAAACCCCCGTCAGCTTGTTGATAAGTTTAAGGGAAAACCAGTTCAAGCTGTTGTCGAACATGTGCGCGATGGATCAACAATTAGGGCGTTCTTATTGCCTGATTTTTATCACATCACGTTGATGGTTTCAGGCATTAGG TGCCCAGGATTTAAGCTGGATTCTGAGGGTAAACCTGACCCAGCCGCGACGGAACCTTTGGCTGAAGAAGCAAAGTTCTTTACTGAAACGAGACTTCTTCAGCGAGATGTTCAAATCGTTCTCGAATCCGtcaacaataacaactttGTCGGCAGTGTTATTCACCCG AACGGAAACATCGCTGAGCTCTTGTTGCGCGATGGTTTTGCCCGTTGCGTCGATTGGTCGATCGCAATGGTGACCGGAGGCGCAGAGAAGCTTCGCGCCGCCGAGAaagcagcaaaagaaaagaaaatgcgcatCTGGAAGGATTACGTCTCTTCGGCGCCACAG TTGagcgcgaaagaaaaacaattcaatggCAAAGTTGTTGAAATTGTCAACGCCGATGCGATTATGGTTAAACTGCATGATGGCACGATTCGAAAGATCTTTTTGGCCAGCATTCGTCCTCCAAG GTTGGAAGAAAAAGCTgaagaaaagggagaaaagaaaaaaggattccGACCCCTTTACGATATTCCTTGGTTGTACGAGGCTCGTGAATTCTTGCGCAAGAAGCTTATTGATAAACGAGTGGATGTGACTGTCGATTACGTTCAACCTGCAAGTGCTAATTATCCGGAGAAAACGTGTTGCACCGTTCTCATCGGAGGAGC GAACGTTGCCGAGGCTCTCGTATCCAAAGGATTTGCAACAGTCATTCGTTACCGGCAAGATGATGATCAACGATCTTCTCGATATGATGAGTTGTTGGCTGCTGAAATGAAAGCTTCTAAAACATCGAAAGGAGTACATGACAAGAAAGAAGCACCAACGCACCGCGTTGCCGATTTATCTGGA GATCTTGCAAAATCAAAGcagtttttgccttttttgcAAAGAGCTGGTCGTTCGGAAGCTGTCGTGGAATTTGTTGCCTCTGGATCTCGTCTGCGATTGTACATTCCGCGTGAAACTTGTCTTATCACTTTCCTTCTTGCCGGTATCAACTGTCCTCGTGGCACTCGCCCCAATTTGAACGGTGCTCCAGGCGTTCAGGATGGGGAGCCGTTTGGTGATGCTGCTCAGTTATTTACCAAGGAACATTGCCTTCAACGCGAAGTTGAAATCGAAGTCGAAAGCATGGACAAGGGTGGCAATTTCATTGG ATGGCTGTGGTTAGATAACCACAACTATTCCCTTAAGTTGGTCGAAGAAGGGCTTGCAAGCGTCCATTTCACCGCAGAGCGTTCGGTGCATTACCGAGCCATGCAAATTGCTGAGGAGAATGCTAAAGCTAAAAAATTGAGGATTTGGGCAAATTATGTCGAAAAAGAGGTGAAAGCTGTGCCTGAAGAAGATGTTGGCGCCGAGCGAAAAACTAATTATCAAGCTGTTGTTATCACGGAAGTAACGCCTGAACTGCGTTTCTATGCGCAGAAAGTAGACCAGGGGCAAGCATTGGAACAGTTGATGAACCAACTTCGTCAAGAACTGAACACCAACCCGCCACTTGCTGGCGCTTACGTTCCGAAGAAAG GAGACATCTGTGCTGCCAAGTTCTCGGATGGAGAATGGTACCGCGCTCGTGTAGAGAAAGTAGCTGGCAATCAG GTCCACCTGCTTTATATTGACTATGGTAACCGCGAAGTTTCTACCGCCGTGAAGTGTGTGAGTATTCCAGCGGTGTACGCAGGGCCAGCAGCGTTTGCTCATGACTACAGTTTGGCGTGTGTCGCACTTCCGAGTGAT CCGGAAGATATTCAAGAAGCTGTGACTGCCTTCGGAGAAGATACTAATGGTCGGCAGTTACTGCTGAACGTCGAGTACAAAGGAGCAAACGGCGACTGT GTTACTTTGCTTACAAATGAAACGGATGCTGCTCAACGTAAAGACATCGCACGTGAGTTAATCGCTGACGGACTTTTGTGCGTCGAGACCCGGCGTGAAAAACGACTTGTTAAATTG GTGAACGATTATATCGCGGCCCAAGATTCTGCGAAAAAGCGTCACTTGAACATTTGGCGGTATGGTGATATCACCGAAGATGATGCAAATGAATTTGGTGTGGGGAAACGTAAAATCTAA
- the LOC130703831 gene encoding neuronal PAS domain-containing protein 2-like, producing MDKMSETLPSSSREMRNRAEKQRRDKLNAYISELYSLVPSAAAAPRKLDKTSTLRLSANFLRIHQNVDLRMKPYNRWNAIAGHTILEKLDSFLLVVSCCSGKIIYVTDRVEKLLGHAQVDMMGYQLSCFVHQADQDAIEKRLSAFATQVAANPDATDSADGQVYSFECRLAGRQLSRGEPTVYERVSVSGTFRGPRRRRDWADLKSSDRSVATVQQHNDYSEPLFIGLVRILQTANTLPPLTIMQAVQDEYVTQHTTTGTIMQTDHRIAIIAGYLTGEVTGMSAYDYVYKEDLEYTLKAQSLMLSRSEGMVTYRLRTSTGRLIFLRSRGFIQYDENTKEIISFFCINSLIDEEQGMKEMLEMRAMLDKLNIGTVTPAIASSPTSTIEPVGATSTQEPLSRCVRASVGKPPPSFSSNGCHLANGSRASGLPRPSIMPNGHNSLCISPSSELQYSPSGSSSSSFSEERCQSSTPHSLVSSPMEIPNLVAVSYPFAPVPFPWRPSTDCSPITTTSNGHVNAREVSKSPDVDQSDPLGEPGSLALALDHQWETAPNSQSMIVQHNGPQSHQQSLVAVSPLQAHLLQSSPNDNTEPIRPTLKSPPLSTSCAVRSPYQHQEDALKISIPDRCPTNELSRNNCLNGYIIWPQKMSPKNRKENLILSYLDVDKHAYKQPEIAGTDQHYFHGDLKVNAGTNSA from the exons ATGGACAAAATGAGCGAGACATTACCAAG TTCGAGCAGGGAGATGCGGAATAGGGCGGAAAAGCAGAGACGAGACAAGCTCAATGCCTACATCTCGGAGCTTTATAGTCTGGTGCCATCAGCAGCCGCCGCCCCCAGGAAGCTGGACAAGACTAGCACGCTTCGTCTCTCGGCCAATTTCCTACGAATCCACCAGA ATGTGGATTTACGGATGAAACCGTACAACCGATGGAATGCGATAGCCGGCCACACAATCTTAGag AAATTGGACTCCTTTTTGCTTGTCGTCTCGTGCTGCTCTGGCAAGATCATCTACGTAACGGATCGAGTGGAGAAATTGCTCGGGCATGCGCAG gtTGATATGATGGGCTACCAGTTATCCTGTTTTGTCCACCAGGCAGATCAAGATGCAATCGAAAAACGGCTCAGTGCTTTCGCTACGCAAG tggctGCTAATCCAGATGCTACAGATTCTGCCGATGGACAAGTCTATTCATTTGAATGTCGCCTAGCCGGACGCCAACTCAGTCGGGGCGAACCGACCGTCTATGAACGTGTCAGCGTCTCAGGGACTTTCCGAGGCCCTCGGAGGAGACGTGACTGGGCTGATCTCAAAA GCAGTGATAGATCTGTGGCAACTGTTCAACAACACAACGACTACAGCGAGCCGCTTTTTATCGGCTTGGTGCGCATTCTACAAACAGCCAACACTTTACCTCCACTGACGATCATGCAAGCTGTACAGGACGAGTATGTCACTCAACACACAACCACTGGCACCATCATGCAAACAGACCATCGCATCGCCATCATTGCCGGATACCTTACCGGCGAGGTGACGGGCATGTCCGCCTACGATTATGTTTACAAGGAAGATTTAGAGTACACTCTCAAAGCTCAAAGTCTGA TGTTGAGTCGAAGTGAAGGAATGGTGACTTACCGTCTGAGAACGAGTACGGgtcgtttgatttttctaCGATCAAGAGGCTTCATCCAGTACGATGAAAACACCAAGGAGATTATCAGCTTCTTCTGCATCAACTCACTTATCGA CGAAGAGCAAGGAATGAAGGAAATGCTGGAAATGCGGGCCATGTTAGACAAACTTAACATTGGAACTGTTACGCCAGCGATAGCGTCATCGCCAACCAGCACG ATTGAACCGGTTGGAGCAACTTCTACTCAAGAGCCACTTTCTCGTTGTGTTCGGGCTTCAGTGGGGAAACCAccgccttctttttcttctaatgGCTGCCACCTTGCGAATGGGTCTAGGGCCTCGGGCCTGCCTAGACCCAGTATTATGCCCAACGGACATAACAGTTTATGCATTTCACCCTCCTCTGAACTTCAGTACTCCCCTTCAGGatcgtcttcatcttctttcagTGAAGAACGTTGCCAATCTTCTACACCGCATTCGCTCGTGTCATCTCCCATGGAAATTCCTAATTTAGTTGCTGTTTCCTACCCATTTGCACCCGTACCTTTCCCATGGCGACCATCGACTGACTGTTCTCCGATCACCACGACATCTAACGGTCACGTTAACGCTAGAGAAGTTAGCAA ATCCCCCGATGTCGATCAGAGCGATCCCCTTGGTGAACCAGGATCGCTGGCTCTTGCGCTAGATCATCAGTGGGAAACGGCTCCCAATAGTCAGAGCATGATCGTTCAGCACAATGGGCCACAAAGTCATCAGCAGTCCTTGGTAGCCGTTAGTCCCCTTCAAGCTCATTTACTTCAGTCATCGCCAAACGATAACACAGAACCGATTCGGCCTACGCTGAAGTCGCCGCCGTTATCCACCAGCTGTGCTGTTCGATCTCCCTACCAACATCAGGAAGATGCTCTGAAAATCTCGATTCCCGATCGTTGTCCGACGAATGAACTGAGCCGAAACAACTGTCTCAACGGCTACATCATTTGGCCTCAAAAGATGTCGCCCAAAAATCGAAAGGAGAATCTAATATTGTCGTACTTGGACGTCGACAAGCATGCCTACAAACAGCCTGAGATTGCCGGAACTGACCAGCACTACTTTCATG GTGATTTAAAAGTTAATGCTGGAACCAACAGTGCATAG